Part of the Rhodococcus sp. OK302 genome is shown below.
GTAGGCAACTAGCATGGCAGACATGACAACTGCGAAGTTTGGAATGTGTACGAGCTGACGATCGTCTCGCTCACCACTACATCTTTCTAACTTTCGGAGATACACATGTCTTCTGCCGCTTCACATTCCCTGCACGTAGCTGTCGAGCTGACCGGCTTCGGGCACCACCCGGCCGCCGAAGGTGCTCCTGGAAATCTGCCAATGATCGGCAACGACTACTGGGTAGACCTCACCGAGGGTGAAGCCCTGCTTGATTTGACGGCCTTCCCCGCCAACGTTATTCGGATTCGCGCCAAAGACTTGCGGGACGCGCAGGTTCAGCGCGCCGGTATCCGAGCAGCACTCGCTGCGGATGGCCGTGATCCCGACACTGTTGCAGTGTTGGTCGATCTTGAAGTCCTGATCGCGCCGGAAGCGCGCTCGGCGCGTAAAGAGTTGGCGCAGTTGGACAGTGCCTTGACGGTTTCGAGAGTTCCGGTGTCGCTGCAGTACGTCGGAACTCCCTCCGGGCTCGGAAGTTTGATCGCGGATATTCGCGCCGCCGATGTCGCCGACGGTGTGACATTGTTGCCGCTGGCATTGCCGCGAACTCTCGAACATCTTGTAGGCGAGACTATTCCGTGGCTTCAAGAACGAGGTCTGGTGACTGCGTCGACGGCTGTCGACGAGGTGCTCGGCCGCTTCGGATTGCCGCCGCGTCAGCGCACCCTCGCGTCCTGACCGAAGCAGATTCCCGGACGCTGTCCTGGCTCAGGCGAGCTGGAGTGTAGTCAGGCAGGTTGGGGCGTCGGCGCTGGTGGAGATGACTGTGCTGGCTGCCCGGCCGTCATGTCTCACGGTCATGGTCGCTTCCACATCGCGAGGTAGCCAGAGGCCGATGAATCCGTTGTCATAAGTGCTTCTCGTCTCGTCGACCAGCACTTCGTGGTCGGCGTTGTCGGTGACAAGGACGTGGACCTCCTGGTTGCCGAGTTCGCCGAGGCAGGAGGTCAGGCTATGCCGGAAGCAGTTGTGCGTCTGCGAGATGTACGGCGCGACCGAGACGTAGAACTCGTCGACGGGAAGATCGACGACCGATTCGTTGCCTGTGCTGTCCGAGAGTTGGATATTCTCCGGGCCAACCGACGCGATCAGGTCGCTGGGGCGGTCGGCAACGAGCATCGTGTCCAGTCGTTCGATCAGCTCGCGGGCGTTCAGTCCGTCGAGGCCGTGTGCCGTGAGCAGACTGCCGCCGGCCGGTTGCTGCTCCTCGGTGGCCGGCGCACAGCCGGCGAGAAGCAACGCTCCGGCGAGTAGTCCGAGGATGGCCGTCCGGATGGTGGTGCTCGATCGGGGTCGCATGGTCTTCATCTTAGAACGGATACCCGGCATGGGTATCTGGAGGTGGGGAGTGCGGACATCAGACCGGGCGAGCCCAGGTGCTCTGGGTAGCCTCCCGGATTGTGCGACATCACACTTGCTGTTTCGGCAACGAACATTGCATGAATCGTGAAGTGTGCCCATCCTGGAATGCATGAGCCACGCACACCATGACCATGCACATGACAACCACGCACAGCACGATCGCACGGAGACGACCGAGAACCCGTTCGCCAAGGCAGACGCACAATTCTGGAACTCGCTGTACGAGGAACGCGCTGCGCGCTGGAGCGGAAACCCCAACCCGCAGTTGATCGCCGAGGCTTCCGATCTCGAGCCCGGTACCGCGCTCGATGTCGGCTGCGGTGAGGGCGCCGACGCTCTGTGGTTGGCGCGTCGTGGTTGGAAGGTCACCGGCACCGATATTTCTTCGGTTGCACTCGGCCGTGCAAAGGAGCACGTCGAAGGTTCCGGCGTCGATATCGAATGGCTCGAAGCCGACCTCACGAAGTGGGATTCACAGGGTCGCTCGTTCGACTTGGTGTCAGCGCAGTTCTTCCACATGCTCGAACCTGCTCGCGGAGAACTGTTCCGGGCGCTCGGAGACTTAGTCGCTCCCGGTGGCCATCTGCTGATCGTCGGTCACTCGCCTCACGAGTCGCCCACGGAGCATCATCGCGCCATGCTGCATACGCCCGAGTATGTGGAATCGCTGTTCACGGACGGGTGGAAGCTGCTGGTCTCGGAGTTGCGGGAACGGGAACTTCCCGCAAACCCCGAGAAGATGCATCACACCACGGATACCGTTGTGCTGCTTCAGCGATTGAGTGCGAGTACCGACAGCAACTCGTAGGCGACGTGAGCCGCTGCGATACCGGTGATCTCGGCGTGGTCGTACGCCGGCGCAACTTCGACGATGTCGGCGCCGACCACGTTGAGCCCCACCAACCCTCGTAGCGTGTTCAACAATTCGCGGGATGTCATGCCGCCCGCTTCAGGTGTGCCGGTGCCGGGAGCGTGGGCGGGGTCGAGCACGTCGATGTCGACGGATACATACACCGGGCCGCCGTCGAGACGCCTACGCATGCGCTCGACGATGCTGGCGACGCCGTCGACCTCGTAATCGTCGCTTCGGATTACCTGGAAGCCGAGGATCTTGTCGTCCTCGAGGTCCTTCTCGCTGTACAGCGGCCCACGGATGCCGATGTGCTGCGAGCGTTCCATATCGATGAGGCCCTCTTCGCTGGCGCGTCGGAAAGGCGTGCCGTGCGTGAAGGGTTGGCCGAAGTAGGTGTCCCACGTATCGAGGTGGGCATCGAAGTGCAACACCGCGATCGGTCCGTGATCGCGCGCCAGTGAACGCAGGATCGGCAGGGCAATCGTGTGGTCACCGCCGAGGGTGAGTACGGAGGAACCGTCGGCGCGCAGGTCTGTCACGGCTGACTGGATGGTCGTCAGTGCTTCCTGCATGTCGAAGGGGTTGACGCCGATGTCCCCGAAATCGGCAACCTGCTGCGTAGCGAAGGGGGAAACCTTCAGTGCCGGGTTGTACGGTCGCAGCAGCTTGGAGGCGGCGCGGATGTGGCCGGGGCCGAAGCGGGCGCCGGGCCGGTAGCTCACGCCCGAATCGAACGGGATTCCGAGGATGGTCACGTCGGCGCGTGATACCTCGTCCAACCGCGGTAGACGCGCGAAAGTGGTCGGTTCGGCATACCGGGGGACGCGGGTGGCGTCGACGGGTCCGATGAATGATTCGGGATTGTTGGTAGCCATGCGGCGCTCGCCTGCTCTCGATTCGGCGCACACAGGGGCGCCTTCAGTGATGTAGCTCTCTGAGCAAGTATGGTTTCCTCAAGAGGCTCGGTTGTCAACCCCTGTTTCCTCGAAGGGACAAGGCGGTCGTGAAGGAGTGGGTTCAGTGGCGAAGGTCAAGGACGTAGCGGAGACCGTGGGTCCACGGATCGGCGCGAGGCTCAAAGCTGCTCGCCAGTCGAAGCGATTGACCCTCGACGACCTGGCTGAATCCTGCGGCGTGACCAAGGGGTATCTGTCGAAACTCGAGCGTGATCACGTCAATGCGTCCGTCGCGACACTGATCAAAGTCTGTGCCGTCCTCGAGATCCCCGTCGGGTCCCTGTTCGAGAATGCGTCGGCCGGCGAAGTGGTGCGCGCCGATTCCAAACCGCAGATCAGTTTCGGCGGCGAGAAGATGACGGAGTTCCTGCTCACGCCATCGAATGAGCGTCGCATCCAGGTTTTGCTCGGTGAGATCGAACCGGGTGGGGGAAGTGGTCAGGAGCCCTACAGTCTGCCGGTGGACGTAAATTTTGTTCACGTAATCGAGGGCGGATTGCGAGTATCGTTCGAGGGTGGGAGAACTGACCCGGACGGTGAGTCGGTGGATGCGGAGGACGTCGTTCTGGGGGCCGGGGATTCGTTCACGTTCACCCCTCGGCACAACCACAGCTTTCAAGCGGAAGGTGCGTCCTCGGCGAGGGTTCTGTGGGTTCTGAACCCGGCGTTGCCGGAGGGGCCGCGGGTTTCGGTCTCCTGAGTTTGACCGACAAGCATGTTGACTTTTAGGAAACAAGTGTTGACATGATTGCCGGCACGGGGCACGCTATGAGTAGTCCCCGTCACATATTGGCGTCACGGAACTCCTGAAGGAGCGCACCATGCCTGTCGATTCCGTCCGAGCCGGCCTGTTTCAGGGCCCTCTCACCTCGTCGGACGCATTTGCCTCGGTGGAATTCAACCTCGACGCCATCGCGTCGGCGGCCCAGGAGGCGGCGGCGTCAGGCGCACGCATCCTCGTGACTCCGGAGATGTCTGCGACGGGTTACGACATCGGTGAACTGGTGTTGCAGCGCGCCGAACCGGCAGACGGTCCGATCTTCGATTTCATTGCCGAGATTGCTCGCAGTGCCGGCATCGCAGTTGTGTACGGATATCCCGAACGGGTTGGCAGAGACATTTACAACAGCGTGCAGGCGGTGGGCCGCGACGGCCGATCGCTTGCCAACTACCGCAAGACTCATCTCTTCGGAGCATTCGATCGTGGGCACTACACTGCCGGTGACACTTTGGTTGTCGGGTTCGATCTAGAGGGCCTCCGCTGCGGATTGCTGATTTGTTACGACGTCGAGTTCCCCGAAGCCGTCCGTGCGCATGCCGACGCCGGCACTCAATGGCTGATCGTGCCTACGGGACTGATGATGCCCTTCGAACACATTGCGCAGCATGTGGTTCCGGCGCGCGCTTATGAAAGTCAGATGTTTCTCACCTACGTCAACCGTTGCGGCGCCGAAACCGAACTGACCTACTGCGGGCTCTCGTGCGCGATATCTCCGGACGGTCGGGAATTGGCGCGCGCGAGCGATGGGCGGGAGCTTCTCTTCGCGGATATCTCGGCTGGTTCGCTGGCCCATTCCCGTTCTGTCAACACACATCTCGACGATCGACGGCTCGATCTCTATTCCGATCTTCACACTTCCAGGGAGAACCGCAGATGACCATTCCCGTAGCCCCGGACAGTTCCTCTGAACCCGGCACGCAGCCACCGCTCACCATGTTCGGGCCGGACTTCCCGTTCCCGTACGACGACTACGTGTCTAATCCGGCGGGCTTGGGTTCGGTACCCGATCTGGCGCTGGGAACCGAAGTTGCGGTCATCGGCGGAGGTCTGGCCGGAATGCTCGCTGCTTACGAACTTCTCAAGATCGGCCTCAAACCGGTTGTCTACGAAGCGGATCAAATCGGTGGCCGGATGCGTTCGGTCGAGTTCGACGGGCACCCAGGAGTTGTGGCGGAAATGGGCGCGATGCGGTTCCCGCCGTCGTCGACAACACTTTTTCACTACCTGAACCAACTGGGTCTGCAGACCGAAGAATTCCCGAACCCGCTCGCTGAGGTCACTCCCAGCACGGTCATCGACCTCAAGGGTGAGAGCCACTACGCGCACACCCTCGAGGATCTGCCACCGATCTACACCGAGGTGGCGCACGCCTGGCAGCGCACCCTTGAAGAGCATGCAGATCTGATTCCGTTGCAGCAGGCCATCCGTGACCGCGATACCGCAGAGATCAAGCGGATCTGGAACGACCTGGTGGTGCGGTACGACGATCAGACGTTCTACGGATTCCTGGCCGCATCGAAGCACTTCAAGTCCTTCCACATGCGGGAAGTGTTCGGGCAGGTCGGATTTGGCACGGGAGGTTGGGATACCGACTATCCCAACTCGATCCTCGAGATCCTTCGGGTGGTCATCACAGCTGCCGACGACGATCATCGCGGCATAGTCGGCGGATCGCAGCAGTTGCCGTTGCGGTTGTGGAACCGTGCTCCCCAGCAGATGGTGCATTGGCCCGCCGGTACAACTGTCTCCTCGCTCAACGGGGGCAAGACCCGGCCGCGCGTCACGGAACTACGACGCACCGACCCGGGGCACTACACGGTGACCGATTCCGAGGGATACATCCGAACCTATGTGAGCGCTGTTGTCACAGTGCAGAGCTGGATGCTTCTCAACAACATTCGTTGTGACGACGATCTGTTTCCGATCGACCACTGGACAGCCATCGAGCGGACTCACTACATGGGGTCGACCAAGGTTTTTGTCCTCGTGGATCGCCCGTTCTGGAAGGACAAGGATCCCGTGACGGGGCGTGACGCGGTATCGATGACGCTCACCGACCGGATGAGTCGCGGTACGTATCTGCTCGATCAGGGTGAGGGTAAGCCCGGTCTGATCTGCCTCTCCTACACGTGGTCCGACGACTCTCTCAAGCTGTTGGCACTTAACGCGACCGAGCGGATGAACATCATGCTGCGCTCGCTGGAGGAGATCTATCCGGGAGTGGATTTCCGCAGCCACATCATCTCCAGTCCGGTGACACTGTCCTGGGAAACCGAGCGTGACTTCATGGGCGCGTTCAAAGCGAATCTTCCGGGTCACTACCGCTACCAGGAGCGCCTCTTCTCCCATTTCGTGCAAAATGATCTGGAGCCGCGACACCGCGGCATCTTCCTCGCCGGTGACGATATTTCCTGGACAGCGGGTTGGGCCGAGGGCGCGATCCAGACTGCGATCAACGCGGTGTGGGGCGTCGTGAACCATCTCGGCGGAGCCTCGCCGGCCGAGAATCCCGGGCCTGGCGACGTGTTCGAGGACCTCGCTCCCATCAGGTTGGGCGACTGATCGAACTGCAACTGCCGAAATGTCGTGCCCGATGGGGGTTGGTACTCCCATCGGGCACGACCTCTCTCCCGTGATCCACGCAACACTGAAAAGGTTCGGATCCAATAATTCCAGGAGGGTGTTCAATGGCGAGCACAGTATCGGCGACCAAGAGCGCGGCAGCAGTATCGAATGCATCATCAGGTGGTGATCGATCGCACGATCCAGCTCTCGAGTTGGTAGCCGAGTTGGCCGCAGCGGGCCAACGGCTCGTCTTCCGCCGCGGCGAAGATCTGACCTGTGTAGTGCTCTGGCCGTCCGGAGAGCCCTCCCTCTCGGACCTGTGTGAGAACTTCGAATCCCTCGGACTTCGAGTGTCGACGCACCGCCCGCTTCCGACAGTCTTGGGTTCGGCGCACCATTTCACCTTCGAGCCAAGCACTTTCGACGGCAGCGCCCTGGAAAAGATGGCAGACGCTTTCGAAGCGGTCATTGCCGGTTCGACCAGCATGGACGCCTTCTCCAGCCTGATCGGCCGAGCGGACATCACCTGGCGCGACGCAGAGTTGCTGCGCGCCGCGTGCCGTTTCCTCGCTCAGGCTCGCATCGGATTGTCCGAGAGCTACATCGTCGGAGTGCTCGGCGCCAAGCCGCTGTTCGTTCGTCAGGCCGTTGACCTGTTCACCGCGCGGTTCGATCCGGCGGTTTCGGATCGTGAGGTGGCAACTGCTGCTGCTGTTGCTGCGATCGACGAATCCGTCGATGGCGCAGATACTCTCGACGAGGACCGCGTCCTGCGCGGCGTGCGCTCGTTCCTGCAGGCCACCCTGCGCACCAACTGGTACCTGCGGGGCGACGCCGGTCAGTCGTTGCCGTACGCATCGTTCAAGATCGATTCGCAGTTGCTGTCGACTCCGCAGAAGACTGTGCCGTTCCGCGAAATCTACGTCAGCGCACCCAATGTCGAGGGTGTGCATCTGCGTAGTTCCTCGGTGGCGCGCGGCGGTTTGCGTTGGTCCGACCGCTACGAAGATTTCCGTACCGAGGCCCTGAGCCTCATGAAGACCCAGAGTGTCAAGAACTCGCCCATCGTTCCGTCCGGAGCCAAGGGTGCGTTTGTTGTTCGCGGAACATCTTCTCCGACACCGGTACAGGTGCAGGAGTCGTACAGCACCTTCATTCGCGGCCTCCTCGACGTCGTCGACAACATCGTCGACGGCGAACTGGTGCGCCCGGCGGAAATTGTCGAATACGACGGTGAGGACTCGTACCTCGTTGTAGCGGCGGACAAGGGAACCGCTCGGTTCTCCGATGTGGCCAACGGCATCGCGGTCGAGCGCGGATTCTGGCTCGGCGACGCCTTCGCTTCCGGTGGCAGCGCCGGCTACGACCACAAGGCAATGGGCATTACCGCGCGCGGCGCGTGGGTGGCTGTGAGGCGTCACTTCGCCGAACGTGACCTCGACGTGGACACCGATCCGTTCACTGTGGCCGGTATCGGCGACATGTCCGGCGACGTGTTCGGCAACGGAATGTTGCTCTCGCACAAGATCCGTCTGGTCGCGGCCTTCGATCACCGTCACATCTTCATCGACCCGAACCCCGACACCGAGGCGACGTTCACCGAACGCGCTCGCCTGTTCACTGTGCCGCGCTCGTCGTGGGACGACTTCGATCGCACCGTGATGTCCGAAGGTGGCGGCGTCTGGCCGCGCAGTGCGAAGTCGATTTCTCTGCCCACAGAAGCCCGTGCAGCACTCGGAATCACCGCGGAATCGTTGACCCCGCAAGAACTGATCCGGGCCATCCTGTGCGCCCCGGTGGATCTGTTGTGGAACGGTGGCGTCGGCACGTATGTGAAGGCGTCGGCGGAAAGCAATGTCGACGCTGCCGACCCGTCCAACGACGGTGTGCGCGTCAGCGCCGACGAACTGCGCGCGAGCGTGGTGGGCGAGGGCGGCAACCTCGGATTCACGCAGCGTGCACGCATCGAATATGCCGCTGCCGGTGGACGAATCAACGCTGACTTCATCGACAACGCTGCCGGTGTCGCGACGTCCGACCGTGAGGTCAACATCAAGATCGCGTTGGCGGCGCTGGACGCAACCTCCCGGAATGCACTCCTTGCTGCCGCTCAGGACGAGGTAGCAGACTCGGTCCTGAAAGCCAGTGCCGACCAAACGCTGGCGATCAGTCTGGCCGAGCATCGCGCTCCGGCACTGCTCGATCAGCACGAACGACTGATCGAGGATCTTGTCTCGGCCGGCGCCATGAAGCGGGTCGAAGAATCCCTGCCGGACGCCAAGGCGCTTGCCGTCCGCGCTCAGGCAGGCCAGGGTCTCCTGCGGCCCGAACTTGCTGTGCTGGTTGCTCAGTCGAAGAACGTCCTCACCGCCGAGCTGGGCGCTTCGGCAGTCCCCGACAATCAGATTTTTGCCGATCGACTTCCGCAGTACTTCCCGTCTTCGGTCGTCGAGGCCGCGCCTGACGCTGTGCAGTCGCATCGGCTCGGACGCGACATCATCATCACCTCCGTGGTCGACGAACTGGTCAACCGCGTCGGACCAGGTGCGCTGTTCCGTTTGGAAGAGCATCTGGGAGTACACAGCCCGGAAGCTGCACTTGCCTATGCCGTGGTGAGTGAAGTTCTCGGTACCGAGGATCTGCGCAGCGAGATTCTGAATTCGGATCTCAGCGCCGGCGATCAGTTGAAGTCCCTCGACCGCCTGCAGCAGTTGCTGGAATCGGAAATGAGCTGGGTACTGCGCCGGCCGGGAGCTGCCGGACGGTTCATCGTGAACCCCCGCGCTGACATCGACCGGTGGTCGGCGCCCGTCCGAGAGCTCACTCGTGGGCTGTCGGCGAACGAACGCATCAACGGGTCCTTCGGAGCCTTGGCGCTGGCTGACATTGCGTTGCAAGAGAATACGACGGCCCCGGCCGCTGCTGCGCTCTACCGCGAGCTTTCGGTAGCGCTCGATCTGGGCGATGTACTCGGCGGCGTCGAAGTTGCTGCCGGAGCCTCGCATTGGGAGGTCATGGGTAGCGCCGCCGTTCACGCACGCTTGACTGCGCGTTTCGCGGACCTGGTGTCGGGAGCGCTCGGCGAAGGTGTCGAGGGTGTTGTCGAGCTGTGGAAGGCTGCCAATCCCGAAGCCTTGCACAGGTTCACGGCTCTGATGACCAGCGTCCGCCGTAGTGGGGCACTGGACACGGCAAAGCTGTGCACTGTCGACGCCGAACTCGAACTTCTCGTTC
Proteins encoded:
- a CDS encoding helix-turn-helix domain-containing protein, whose protein sequence is MGSVAKVKDVAETVGPRIGARLKAARQSKRLTLDDLAESCGVTKGYLSKLERDHVNASVATLIKVCAVLEIPVGSLFENASAGEVVRADSKPQISFGGEKMTEFLLTPSNERRIQVLLGEIEPGGGSGQEPYSLPVDVNFVHVIEGGLRVSFEGGRTDPDGESVDAEDVVLGAGDSFTFTPRHNHSFQAEGASSARVLWVLNPALPEGPRVSVS
- a CDS encoding NAD-glutamate dehydrogenase domain-containing protein, yielding MASTVSATKSAAAVSNASSGGDRSHDPALELVAELAAAGQRLVFRRGEDLTCVVLWPSGEPSLSDLCENFESLGLRVSTHRPLPTVLGSAHHFTFEPSTFDGSALEKMADAFEAVIAGSTSMDAFSSLIGRADITWRDAELLRAACRFLAQARIGLSESYIVGVLGAKPLFVRQAVDLFTARFDPAVSDREVATAAAVAAIDESVDGADTLDEDRVLRGVRSFLQATLRTNWYLRGDAGQSLPYASFKIDSQLLSTPQKTVPFREIYVSAPNVEGVHLRSSSVARGGLRWSDRYEDFRTEALSLMKTQSVKNSPIVPSGAKGAFVVRGTSSPTPVQVQESYSTFIRGLLDVVDNIVDGELVRPAEIVEYDGEDSYLVVAADKGTARFSDVANGIAVERGFWLGDAFASGGSAGYDHKAMGITARGAWVAVRRHFAERDLDVDTDPFTVAGIGDMSGDVFGNGMLLSHKIRLVAAFDHRHIFIDPNPDTEATFTERARLFTVPRSSWDDFDRTVMSEGGGVWPRSAKSISLPTEARAALGITAESLTPQELIRAILCAPVDLLWNGGVGTYVKASAESNVDAADPSNDGVRVSADELRASVVGEGGNLGFTQRARIEYAAAGGRINADFIDNAAGVATSDREVNIKIALAALDATSRNALLAAAQDEVADSVLKASADQTLAISLAEHRAPALLDQHERLIEDLVSAGAMKRVEESLPDAKALAVRAQAGQGLLRPELAVLVAQSKNVLTAELGASAVPDNQIFADRLPQYFPSSVVEAAPDAVQSHRLGRDIIITSVVDELVNRVGPGALFRLEEHLGVHSPEAALAYAVVSEVLGTEDLRSEILNSDLSAGDQLKSLDRLQQLLESEMSWVLRRPGAAGRFIVNPRADIDRWSAPVRELTRGLSANERINGSFGALALADIALQENTTAPAAAALYRELSVALDLGDVLGGVEVAAGASHWEVMGSAAVHARLTARFADLVSGALGEGVEGVVELWKAANPEALHRFTALMTSVRRSGALDTAKLCTVDAELELLVRGASSFSSAALPSE
- a CDS encoding carbon-nitrogen hydrolase family protein, with product MPVDSVRAGLFQGPLTSSDAFASVEFNLDAIASAAQEAAASGARILVTPEMSATGYDIGELVLQRAEPADGPIFDFIAEIARSAGIAVVYGYPERVGRDIYNSVQAVGRDGRSLANYRKTHLFGAFDRGHYTAGDTLVVGFDLEGLRCGLLICYDVEFPEAVRAHADAGTQWLIVPTGLMMPFEHIAQHVVPARAYESQMFLTYVNRCGAETELTYCGLSCAISPDGRELARASDGRELLFADISAGSLAHSRSVNTHLDDRRLDLYSDLHTSRENRR
- a CDS encoding class I SAM-dependent methyltransferase, with the translated sequence MSHAHHDHAHDNHAQHDRTETTENPFAKADAQFWNSLYEERAARWSGNPNPQLIAEASDLEPGTALDVGCGEGADALWLARRGWKVTGTDISSVALGRAKEHVEGSGVDIEWLEADLTKWDSQGRSFDLVSAQFFHMLEPARGELFRALGDLVAPGGHLLIVGHSPHESPTEHHRAMLHTPEYVESLFTDGWKLLVSELRERELPANPEKMHHTTDTVVLLQRLSASTDSNS
- a CDS encoding CueP family metal-binding protein — translated: MRPRSSTTIRTAILGLLAGALLLAGCAPATEEQQPAGGSLLTAHGLDGLNARELIERLDTMLVADRPSDLIASVGPENIQLSDSTGNESVVDLPVDEFYVSVAPYISQTHNCFRHSLTSCLGELGNQEVHVLVTDNADHEVLVDETRSTYDNGFIGLWLPRDVEATMTVRHDGRAASTVISTSADAPTCLTTLQLA
- a CDS encoding flavin monoamine oxidase family protein; amino-acid sequence: MTIPVAPDSSSEPGTQPPLTMFGPDFPFPYDDYVSNPAGLGSVPDLALGTEVAVIGGGLAGMLAAYELLKIGLKPVVYEADQIGGRMRSVEFDGHPGVVAEMGAMRFPPSSTTLFHYLNQLGLQTEEFPNPLAEVTPSTVIDLKGESHYAHTLEDLPPIYTEVAHAWQRTLEEHADLIPLQQAIRDRDTAEIKRIWNDLVVRYDDQTFYGFLAASKHFKSFHMREVFGQVGFGTGGWDTDYPNSILEILRVVITAADDDHRGIVGGSQQLPLRLWNRAPQQMVHWPAGTTVSSLNGGKTRPRVTELRRTDPGHYTVTDSEGYIRTYVSAVVTVQSWMLLNNIRCDDDLFPIDHWTAIERTHYMGSTKVFVLVDRPFWKDKDPVTGRDAVSMTLTDRMSRGTYLLDQGEGKPGLICLSYTWSDDSLKLLALNATERMNIMLRSLEEIYPGVDFRSHIISSPVTLSWETERDFMGAFKANLPGHYRYQERLFSHFVQNDLEPRHRGIFLAGDDISWTAGWAEGAIQTAINAVWGVVNHLGGASPAENPGPGDVFEDLAPIRLGD
- the speB gene encoding agmatinase, which produces MATNNPESFIGPVDATRVPRYAEPTTFARLPRLDEVSRADVTILGIPFDSGVSYRPGARFGPGHIRAASKLLRPYNPALKVSPFATQQVADFGDIGVNPFDMQEALTTIQSAVTDLRADGSSVLTLGGDHTIALPILRSLARDHGPIAVLHFDAHLDTWDTYFGQPFTHGTPFRRASEEGLIDMERSQHIGIRGPLYSEKDLEDDKILGFQVIRSDDYEVDGVASIVERMRRRLDGGPVYVSVDIDVLDPAHAPGTGTPEAGGMTSRELLNTLRGLVGLNVVGADIVEVAPAYDHAEITGIAAAHVAYELLSVLALNR